A window of the Cystobacter fuscus genome harbors these coding sequences:
- a CDS encoding AAA family ATPase, translating into MYVKEVRIENVRGFRSGDLAVNLDLTRPGKDKKLAGWTVIAGRNGAGKSSFLKSIALSIAGPSAARALQESFAGWIHSGAPIGSVATQVVPAEFDQFEKTGRRPSTFWTGLEWEKHAEGPEPALRSIDELNTKGRQAPRRGPWSDNPIGWFVAGYGPFRRLTGHASDAQRLMVGPKRIARLVSLFREDASLVECIQWLKDIYLRKLEDKSNNEWKWLLDGILHLLNDGLLPEGDKVVKIDSEGLWISRGEISLPLRELSDGYRTIAALVVDLARQIYDCYGEFNLITPDNDTGPWVVPYSGVVLIDEIDVHLHISWQQKIGFWLKEHFPAIQFLVTTHSPYICQAADPAGLIRLPAPGENEPAKHVAEDLFTTIVNGSTDDAAMTELFGLERTYSSKSEELRKHVAQLEARLIKGNASPKERQELRQLVEQLPKRGSSVVQQLLLGLTSKP; encoded by the coding sequence ATGTACGTCAAAGAAGTACGGATCGAGAATGTGCGTGGGTTTCGATCCGGGGACCTCGCAGTCAACCTCGACCTAACACGCCCCGGCAAGGACAAAAAACTCGCTGGCTGGACTGTGATTGCTGGTCGTAATGGTGCAGGAAAATCTTCATTTTTGAAATCTATCGCACTGTCGATTGCTGGTCCTTCAGCGGCCAGAGCGCTTCAGGAAAGTTTCGCTGGCTGGATACACTCAGGAGCTCCAATTGGCTCAGTCGCCACACAAGTAGTGCCCGCTGAATTCGATCAGTTCGAAAAAACCGGTCGTCGTCCGTCTACCTTTTGGACTGGTCTTGAATGGGAAAAACACGCCGAAGGTCCGGAGCCAGCCCTTCGCTCCATAGATGAGCTCAACACAAAGGGCAGACAGGCGCCTCGACGCGGGCCCTGGTCTGACAATCCTATCGGATGGTTTGTCGCTGGCTATGGACCATTCCGCCGTCTTACAGGCCATGCCTCTGACGCACAGCGGTTAATGGTGGGACCCAAGCGTATAGCGAGACTCGTCAGCCTGTTTCGGGAGGATGCATCCCTAGTTGAATGCATACAATGGTTAAAAGACATCTACCTTCGCAAACTCGAAGACAAATCCAACAACGAATGGAAATGGCTCCTAGATGGCATACTGCACTTGCTCAACGATGGATTGCTGCCCGAGGGAGACAAAGTTGTAAAGATCGATTCTGAAGGCCTTTGGATCTCTCGCGGAGAAATTTCACTTCCACTTAGAGAACTTAGTGACGGCTATCGCACCATTGCCGCCCTAGTCGTAGACTTGGCACGTCAAATCTACGACTGCTACGGAGAATTCAACCTCATCACCCCTGACAATGACACAGGACCCTGGGTGGTTCCATATTCCGGCGTTGTATTGATTGATGAGATCGACGTCCATCTTCACATTTCGTGGCAACAAAAAATCGGATTTTGGCTCAAAGAGCACTTCCCAGCGATTCAGTTCCTTGTCACAACGCATAGCCCATACATCTGCCAGGCAGCAGATCCTGCAGGACTCATCCGCCTACCGGCGCCCGGTGAAAACGAGCCCGCCAAGCACGTTGCAGAAGATCTATTCACCACGATCGTCAACGGAAGCACCGACGACGCGGCAATGACCGAACTATTCGGGCTTGAGAGAACCTATTCCAGCAAATCCGAAGAGCTTCGCAAGCATGTTGCGCAACTGGAAGCCCGACTCATAAAGGGCAATGCTTCTCCTAAGGAGCGTCAAGAACTCAGGCAACTTGTAGAGCAACTTCCCAAGAGGGGTAGTTCCGTCGTCCAACAACTCTTGCTTGGCCTTACGTCAAAACCATGA
- a CDS encoding HNH endonuclease yields MRKLTRANLSPEAKSLLAKRTARVAAAKDPKAEAKKLWAQQRVKAFREIRMLLAKMASGRERCMYCEDSRGTDIDHFWPKADFPDRAFEWTNYLWACSHCNSNQKRDQFPRDSSGNPELINPTVEDPSHHLVLSPSTGKYQYLTTKGQKSCTVFGLNRGFLEEGRQDAWVALQTLLPKYAELSAQSQDKRAAEIRRVVTRHPFSAVLATLLHLASGPGSTLLSPECLKAVLSHPEIQTWIQ; encoded by the coding sequence ATGAGAAAATTGACTCGCGCCAATCTAAGTCCAGAGGCAAAATCACTCCTGGCAAAACGCACTGCTCGCGTGGCAGCAGCAAAGGACCCCAAAGCAGAAGCCAAGAAGTTATGGGCACAGCAACGAGTCAAAGCATTCAGAGAAATCCGGATGCTCCTGGCCAAAATGGCCTCTGGACGAGAACGCTGCATGTACTGCGAAGACAGCCGCGGCACAGACATTGATCACTTCTGGCCCAAGGCAGACTTTCCAGATCGCGCATTCGAATGGACCAACTACCTCTGGGCTTGTAGCCATTGCAATAGCAACCAAAAGCGCGACCAATTCCCAAGAGACAGTTCCGGAAATCCAGAACTAATCAATCCTACAGTCGAAGATCCTTCTCATCATTTGGTACTCTCCCCAAGTACTGGAAAATACCAGTATTTAACCACCAAAGGGCAGAAAAGCTGTACTGTTTTCGGCTTGAACCGAGGATTTCTAGAGGAGGGCAGACAAGACGCTTGGGTAGCACTTCAGACTCTTTTACCCAAATACGCCGAACTTTCTGCTCAGTCACAAGACAAGAGAGCAGCTGAAATCCGCCGCGTGGTCACAAGGCATCCATTTTCAGCCGTTTTGGCTACACTGCTGCACTTAGCAAGTGGTCCAGGCTCTACCCTACTAAGCCCTGAGTGCTTAAAGGCTGTTTTGAGCCACCCCGAAATCCAAACATGGATCCAGTGA